One part of the Arabidopsis thaliana chromosome 4, partial sequence genome encodes these proteins:
- a CDS encoding systemic acquired resistance (SAR) regulator protein NIMIN-1-like protein (systemic acquired resistance (SAR) regulator protein NIMIN-1-related; BEST Arabidopsis thaliana protein match is: NIM1-interacting 1 (TAIR:AT1G02450.1); Has 7634 Blast hits to 2740 proteins in 217 species: Archae - 4; Bacteria - 24; Metazoa - 4803; Fungi - 436; Plants - 277; Viruses - 156; Other Eukaryotes - 1934 (source: NCBI BLink).), producing the protein MNQEEEKTENKRINEIDEDEEEELENKKMDMFFNLIKNYQDAKKRRRQYLTQDSGDVASMPTKRSDYSIVPVFRAEDFSHCMDLNLKPSNSIISTKNQEEEKQEEEEEEDDEEEEDDDEGEEEVEKVMRKDNGLDLNLAL; encoded by the coding sequence atgaaccaagaagaagaaaaaacagagaacaaaagGATCAACGAGAtcgatgaagacgaagaagaagagttggagaacaagaagatgGACATGTTCTTCAATCTCATTAAAAACTACCAGGATGCTAAGAAACGAAGACGACAATACTTAACTCAAGATTCTGGCGACGTTGCTTCGATGCCGACCAAGAGATCCGACTACAGCATTGTTCCTGTATTCCGTGCTGAAGATTTTTCTCACTGTATGGACTTAAACCTAAAGCCATCGAATTCGATTATCTCCACcaagaaccaagaagaagagaagcaagaagaagaagaagaagaagatgatgaagaagaagaagatgatgatgaaggagaagaagaagttgagaagGTGATGAGAAAAGATAATGGTTTAGATCTTAATCTTGCATTGTAA
- a CDS encoding dihydroorotate dehydrogenase (unknown protein; CONTAINS InterPro DOMAIN/s: Protein of unknown function DUF952 (InterPro:IPR009297); Has 763 Blast hits to 763 proteins in 180 species: Archae - 0; Bacteria - 351; Metazoa - 0; Fungi - 0; Plants - 29; Viruses - 0; Other Eukaryotes - 383 (source: NCBI BLink).) has protein sequence MAEEEFIYRISTEQEWEEFKKNGSSYGAEIDKSTCYYHLSKLDQVQLTLKNFFVDVKEYLYLLQVDPKKLGDGLIYEAVDEVNSFPHFYGPDKTFVPLPLDSVVKAEKLTFINGNFTCSFLT, from the exons ATGGCTGAGGAAGAGTTCATATACAGAATCAGTACGGAACAAGAATGGGAAGAGTTTAAGAAGAATGGATCTTCTTATGGTGCAGAGATTGATAAATCAACTTGTTATTATCATCTCAGCAAACTTGATCAG GTACAATTGACATTGAAGAACTTTTTCGTGGATGTGAAGGAGTATCTTTACCTTCTTCAAGTCGATCCTAAGAAG CTTGGAGATGGATTAATCTATGAAGCTGTGGATGAAGTAAATAGCTTCCCTCACTTCTATGGTCCAGACAAAACCTTCGTTCCTCTTCCTCTAGATTCTGTCGTCAAAGCTGAGAAGCTAACATTCATCAATGGAAATTTCACATGCAGCTTCTTGACTTGA
- the GLB1 gene encoding nitrogen regulatory P-II-like protein (GLNB1 homolog (GLB1); FUNCTIONS IN: acetylglutamate kinase regulator activity; INVOLVED IN: response to light stimulus, nitrogen compound metabolic process, regulation of arginine biosynthetic process via ornithine, anthocyanin biosynthetic process, response to sucrose stimulus; LOCATED IN: chloroplast; EXPRESSED IN: 24 plant structures; EXPRESSED DURING: 15 growth stages; CONTAINS InterPro DOMAIN/s: Nitrogen regulatory protein PII/ATP phosphoribosyltransferase, C-terminal (InterPro:IPR015867), Nitrogen regulatory protein PII (InterPro:IPR002187), Nitrogen regulatory protein PII, conserved site (InterPro:IPR017918), Nitrogen regulatory PII-like, alpha/beta (InterPro:IPR011322); Has 6977 Blast hits to 6975 proteins in 1636 species: Archae - 359; Bacteria - 5100; Metazoa - 0; Fungi - 0; Plants - 60; Viruses - 0; Other Eukaryotes - 1458 (source: NCBI BLink).), whose translation MAASMTKPISITSLGFYSDRKNIAFSDCISICSGFRHSRPSCLDLVTKSPSNNSRVLPVVSAQISSDYIPDSKFYKVEAIVRPWRIQQVSSALLKIGIRGVTVSDVRGFGAQGGSTERHGGSEFSEDKFVAKVKMEIVVKKDQVESVINTIIEGARTGEIGDGKIFVLPVSDVIRVRTGERGEKAEKMTGDMLSPS comes from the exons aTGGCGGCGTCAATGACGAAACCCATCTCAATAACTTCTCTCGGTTTCTATTCTGATCGAAAGAACATTGCTTTCTCTGATTGCATTTCGATTTGTTCTGGATTCAGACATTCCCGACCATCTTGCCTCGATTTGGTCACAAAGTCACCGAGTAATAACAGTCGTGTTTTACCTGTCGTTAGTGCCCAAATATCTTCTG aTTATATTCCAGACTCGAAATTTTACAAGGTGGAAGCAATTGTCAG ACCATGGAGAATCCAGCAAGTTTCATCG gCTTTACTGAAAATCGGGATTCGAGGTGTTACTGTTTCTGATGTGAGAGGGTTTGGTGCACAAGGAGGTTCTACCGAGAGACACGGTG GCTCTGAGTTCTCGGAAGACAAATTTGTTGCTAAAGTTAAGATGGAAATCGTTGTTAAGAAAGACCAA GTGGAATCTGTAATCAACACAATAATTGAAGGAGCAAGGACAGGAGAGATTGGTGATGGCAAGATTTTTG TTTTGCCTGTGTCAGATGTCATAAGAGTTAGGACAg GTGAGCGTGGGGAGAAAGCAGAGAAGATGACTGGTGATATGCTTTCACCGTCTTAG